From Candidatus Binatia bacterium, one genomic window encodes:
- a CDS encoding type II toxin-antitoxin system HicB family antitoxin codes for MHAFNVVVERDGETGLYVGYVPGWPGAHTQGSTLDELQTNLQEVIEMLLEDGEPRIESEFVGVQTVRVA; via the coding sequence TCGTGGAACGCGACGGAGAGACCGGGTTGTACGTGGGCTATGTTCCCGGGTGGCCGGGCGCGCACACGCAAGGATCGACGCTCGACGAGCTGCAGACCAACTTGCAGGAAGTCATCGAGATGCTGCTTGAAGACGGAGAACCGCGGATTGAATCCGAGTTCGTCGGTGTTCAAACCGTTCGCGTTGCGTAG